The proteins below are encoded in one region of Candidatus Poribacteria bacterium:
- a CDS encoding aquaporin, protein MASKQEEYAIGSRILSEYLGSLFLVMAAIAPIILFNQVLGAEINLTILAGGIAIGFILFTLVEIFGPISGAHFNPAVSLAMAIGGKIGWKQALIYMLAQVAGGFTGTIFSHLMFYHKIPELITVSEVARPGGNYFSEILCTFILVLAILLLVHNQSDKLSLVVGMLVGGQLIATSSTMFANPQVTFARMFTYAAAGVMPVDGAVFILMQIIGAVLAVLVFKAVTQRQGEG, encoded by the coding sequence ATGGCATCAAAGCAAGAAGAATATGCGATAGGTTCTCGAATTCTGAGTGAGTATTTGGGGTCGCTGTTCCTCGTCATGGCGGCAATCGCGCCAATTATCCTTTTCAATCAAGTACTAGGTGCCGAGATCAATCTCACGATCCTAGCTGGTGGCATTGCCATTGGGTTTATTCTTTTTACCCTCGTTGAGATATTTGGTCCTATCAGCGGTGCCCATTTCAACCCCGCGGTAAGCCTTGCAATGGCAATCGGTGGTAAAATCGGCTGGAAACAGGCGTTAATTTATATGTTGGCGCAGGTCGCCGGTGGATTTACAGGGACAATCTTTTCGCATCTGATGTTCTATCATAAAATTCCCGAACTGATCACTGTTTCTGAAGTAGCCCGCCCGGGAGGGAACTATTTTTCGGAGATTCTATGCACCTTCATTCTTGTTCTTGCAATTCTCCTTTTGGTGCACAACCAATCGGATAAACTCTCCTTGGTGGTTGGCATGTTAGTTGGCGGACAGCTAATTGCGACATCAAGCACCATGTTCGCCAACCCGCAAGTTACTTTTGCACGGATGTTCACCTACGCGGCGGCAGGTGTAATGCCTGTCGATGGAGCGGTATTTATCCTGATGCAGATTATCGGCGCAGTACTCGCCGTGCTAGTTTTCAAAGCGGTGACGCAGAGGCAAGGCGAAGGATAA
- the dgoD gene encoding galactonate dehydratase, with protein MKITQLEILPAPFQGRAYIYVKLHTDEGIIGIGEASCSGKEGALVGALRDVENVLIGEDPFQVEKLWQMIYRNAFWRGGPVLIGALSGIEHALWDIKGKALNVPVYELIGGMYRHKMKVYCWIGGSTPESWAEAAVQRLEAGWGGLKFTPFDPTGPAFSLAHGKKVEAIVKAVREAVGDEVPIAIDGHGRLNPVNAMEMAKRIEPYGILFFEEAVLPESVDAMATLRRNAGVPIATGERLYTRYPFREYLVKGAVDVVQPDICTCGGIMEAFKIAAMADAFFATIAPHNPLSPLSTVICLHLDTVVPNFLIQEVPNGNNPERKNLIDGFEEKPVDGHLKVPQGPGWGVSLNEDYIRSLSGDPSRGKWDAFGVDGSILDL; from the coding sequence ATGAAAATTACACAACTCGAAATTCTCCCCGCGCCATTTCAGGGGCGGGCGTATATTTACGTCAAGCTGCACACCGATGAAGGTATTATCGGCATCGGCGAAGCGTCCTGTTCGGGAAAAGAGGGCGCATTGGTGGGCGCATTGCGAGATGTTGAAAATGTGCTGATTGGAGAAGACCCATTTCAGGTCGAGAAACTCTGGCAGATGATTTATCGCAACGCTTTCTGGCGAGGTGGTCCGGTGCTCATCGGTGCGCTATCCGGCATTGAGCATGCACTCTGGGATATCAAAGGGAAAGCCTTGAACGTCCCGGTGTACGAGTTGATAGGCGGCATGTATCGGCACAAGATGAAGGTTTACTGCTGGATTGGCGGGAGCACACCAGAATCTTGGGCGGAGGCGGCTGTACAACGGCTTGAAGCGGGTTGGGGCGGACTGAAATTTACGCCATTTGATCCGACGGGCCCCGCCTTCAGTCTCGCTCACGGCAAAAAAGTGGAAGCAATAGTCAAAGCGGTGCGCGAAGCGGTCGGCGACGAGGTCCCAATCGCGATTGATGGTCACGGTCGCCTGAACCCCGTCAACGCAATGGAAATGGCAAAACGGATTGAACCTTACGGCATCCTCTTTTTCGAGGAGGCGGTGCTCCCAGAATCGGTCGATGCGATGGCAACGCTGCGTCGGAATGCAGGCGTTCCAATCGCCACCGGAGAGCGACTCTACACGCGCTACCCCTTCCGCGAGTATCTCGTCAAGGGCGCCGTGGATGTCGTCCAACCCGATATCTGTACCTGCGGTGGCATTATGGAAGCGTTCAAGATTGCGGCGATGGCAGACGCGTTTTTCGCCACGATTGCGCCACACAATCCACTGAGTCCCCTGTCAACGGTGATTTGCCTACACTTGGACACCGTCGTGCCAAACTTTCTTATCCAAGAAGTCCCGAACGGAAATAATCCGGAACGGAAGAACCTCATCGATGGGTTTGAAGAGAAGCCAGTCGATGGACATCTGAAAGTGCCGCAGGGGCCAGGTTGGGGCGTTTCGCTAAACGAAGATTATATCCGCTCGCTTTCAGGTGATCCCTCACGCGGGAAGTGGGATGCCTTCGGTGTCGATGGCTCCATCCTTGATCTGTAA